Proteins from a genomic interval of Ferrovibrio terrae:
- a CDS encoding YggS family pyridoxal phosphate-dependent enzyme — protein sequence MTQPLPEATVASRLAAIRQQIADAAATSGRAPDAVTLVAVAKTFPAEAVLEALAAGQRHFGENRVQEGMAKYPALRQAHPDLVLHLIGPLQTNKVKQAVAHFDVIHTLDRDSLATELAREFEKSGRRLPCFVQVNTGEEPQKAGCAPQEADAFIAACRALDLPVAGLMCIPPAEEEPAPHFALLNKIAKRNGLDQLSMGMSSDFETAVMLGATHVRVGSAIFGGRSYPPAQ from the coding sequence ATGACCCAGCCGTTGCCGGAAGCCACCGTAGCCTCGCGCCTCGCCGCCATCCGGCAGCAGATCGCCGATGCCGCCGCAACGTCCGGGCGTGCGCCCGATGCCGTGACCCTGGTGGCGGTCGCCAAGACCTTTCCGGCCGAAGCGGTGCTTGAGGCGCTGGCGGCCGGTCAGCGGCATTTTGGCGAGAACCGTGTGCAGGAAGGCATGGCGAAGTATCCAGCCCTGCGCCAGGCGCATCCCGACCTGGTGCTGCACCTGATCGGCCCGCTACAGACCAACAAGGTGAAGCAGGCGGTCGCACATTTCGACGTGATCCATACGCTGGATCGCGACAGCCTGGCGACAGAACTGGCCAGGGAGTTCGAGAAAAGCGGCCGCCGCCTGCCCTGCTTCGTGCAGGTGAATACCGGCGAGGAGCCGCAGAAGGCCGGCTGCGCGCCGCAGGAGGCCGATGCCTTCATCGCCGCCTGCCGTGCGCTGGACCTGCCTGTGGCGGGCCTGATGTGCATTCCGCCGGCCGAAGAAGAGCCAGCGCCGCATTTCGCGCTGCTCAACAAGATCGCGAAGCGCAACGGGCTTGATCAGCTCAGCATGGGCATGAGCAGCGATTTCGAGACGGCGGTGATGCTGGGCGCCACGCATGTGCGCGTGGGCAGCGCGATCTTCGGCGGGCGGAGTTACCCGCCCGCGCAGTAG